The following coding sequences lie in one Nakaseomyces glabratus chromosome K, complete sequence genomic window:
- a CDS encoding 60S ribosomal protein eL36 (CAGL0K10906g~Ortholog(s) have RNA binding, structural constituent of ribosome activity, role in cytoplasmic translation and cytosolic large ribosomal subunit localization): MAVKTGIAVGLNKGTKVTQMTPAPKISYKKGAASNRTKFVRSLVREIAGLSPYERRLIDLIRNAGEKRARKVAKKRLGSFTRAKAKVEEMNSIIAASRRH; the protein is encoded by the exons ATGGCCGTTAAGACTG GTATTGCTGTTGGTTTGAACAAGGGTACTAAGGTCACCCAAATGACCCCAGCCCCAAAGATCTCTTACAAGAAGGGTGCTGCTTCTAACAGAACCAAGTTCGTTCGTTCTTTGGTCAGAGAAATCGCTGGTTTGTCTCCATACGAAAGAAGATTGATCGATTTGATCAGAAACGCCGGTGAAAAGAGAGCTAGAAAGGTCGCCAAGAAGAGATTGGGTTCTTTCACCAGAGCTAAGGCTAAGGTTGAAGAAATGAACTCCATCATTGCTGCTTCTCGTCGTCACTAA
- the MRPL24 gene encoding mitochondrial 54S ribosomal protein bL28m (CAGL0K10912g~Ortholog(s) have structural constituent of ribosome activity and mitochondrial large ribosomal subunit localization), translated as MINLLVGPLLGSLKLSVPFSRNFSVTANAMRRWKLVECRRVAKQPEYKVGDVRPNYVPKERKEFPDYKYGEALVFKQSNKGLYGGSFVKYGNKISESKHKTRRTWHPNVIKKSLWSETLNRSINIKMTAKVLRTIIKEGGIDNYLIKDKSARIKELGPTGWKLRYRIMQRKEQLNNPPHHDKPVVKLADGTEAKVLYEQEIDGESYRIKVGRRKLMTYLYPLEKLEHKADGKPLNHKEFIDKFGDLKAEQIIQRLHKYNFDLKTISV; from the coding sequence ATGATCAATCTTTTGGTGGGGCCTTTACTAGGGTCTCTCAAACTTTCGGTGCCCTTTTCGAGGAACTTTTCCGTGACGGCTAATGCAATGCGTAGGTGGAAGTTGGTGGAGTGCCGTCGAGTGGCTAAGCAGCCAGAGTACAAAGTTGGCGATGTGAGACCTAATTATGTTCCCAAGGAGAGAAAAGAGTTCCCAGATTACAAATATGGTGAAGCCTTAGTCTTCAAGCAGAGTAATAAGGGTCTGTATGGTGGTTCGTTTGTGAAGTACGGTAACAAGATATCTGAGAGTAAGCATAAGACCAGGAGAACGTGGCACCCCAATGTGATTAAGAAGAGTTTATGGAGTGAGACTCTGAATAGATCCATAAACATCAAGATGACTGCTAAAGTGCTAAGGACAATAATCAAAGAAGGTGGTATTGACAATTACTTAATCAAGGATAAGAGTGCTCGGATCAAAGAGCTGGGCCCGACCGGTTGGAAGCTGCGTTACAGAATAATGCAAAGAAAGGAACAACTCAACAATCCACCTCACCATGATAAACCAGTTGTCAAGCTAGCAGATGGCACAGAAGCCAAGGTCCTTTACGAACAAGAAATCGACGGCGAGTCCTACAGAATCAAAGTCGGTAGGAGAAAACTGATGACTTACCTGTACCCCTTGGAGAAGTTGGAGCACAAAGCAGACGGCAAACCATTGAACCACAAGGAATTCATAGACAAGTTTGGTGATCTGAAAGCAGAGCAAATTATCCAAAGACTACACAAATATAACTTTGATCTGAAGACCATCTCAGTATGA
- the GYL1 gene encoding Gyl1p (CAGL0K10934g~Putative putative GTPase-activating protein involved in polarized exocystosis; gene is upregulated in azole-resistant strain): MKAHTGQDMEGEQDMDQASENQLEKVTTGIEQELQDENENIKKALEEYSSPPLPPRDHIATESVVPELPPRNHDEAEKNDVIRSESEGTGKGTGKDTGKATVEANSDAEPTLPPRNIEEQRNVVVNTDFLAYNNKRIRDLVAREGPDREEEIYVNIGTLKEKYKEQISKLEEGQYNPIVATFIQCLPDISLRDLIEEEKILLSTDLKFRDIVWPILSFNYVKSENLNKGSNEAITKFLERHNITDEETLTRYTTVLTTYYSETFQGELCDDIVILLNAIDIVTKDEQDFYIIFESLLNKFNMKEVYYSNNDKDIELCYIFERFLEDNHKALYNHLSREGLSTKMYLPVWIRTLFRKQLNEDIAVKIVDIILLEGLEGLLRIALALIVGNEDKLLRSKFEDILSIIKNLDPMAELSSEFITEAMASIELKPKAVIGYKYEYEEIHRLEREREEQFDYVKNKNKNLQEKVKKLEHDYTFLNREHVTIANELVNSQLNIEQISVQNNELRIELINLRKELAELTKQKDIETGKAVPDDMKKELTNILAKNSRVMTENLQLQDKVSELEKTAEDIKRCTEEGKLYEDPSASSWTGLKKISTKF; encoded by the coding sequence ATGAAGGCTCATACAGGACAAGATATGGAGGGAGAACAAGATATGGATCAAGCAAGCGAGAACCAGCTGGAGAAAGTTACCACCGGCATTGAGCAGGAGTTGCAAGACGAGAACgagaatatcaaaaaggCTCTCGAGGAGTACTCGTCCCCGCCGTTGCCTCCCAGAGATCACATTGCCACGGAGAGTGTAGTGCCTGAATTGCCCCCCAGGAACCATGATGAGGCAGAGAAGAATGATGTGATACGCAGTGAGAGCGAGGGCACTGGTAAGGGCACTGGTAAGGACACTGGTAAGGCCACTGTCGAGGCCAATAGTGATGCGGAACCGACACTCCCACCGAGGAATatagaagaacaaagaaatgTTGTGGTTAACACTGATTTCCTTGCTTATAACAATAAGCGGATAAGAGACTTAGTGGCTCGTGAAGGCCCCGATAGGGAAGAAGAGATCTACGTGAATATAGGTACACTGAAGgagaaatataaagaaCAGATCTCTAAGCTGGAAGAAGGCCAATACAACCCTATAGTAGCAACCTTTATCCAATGCTTACCTGACATTTCTTTAAGGGACCtaattgaagaagagaagataCTGCTTTCCACTGATCTCAAATTTAGGGATATTGTGTGGCCAATACTGTCTTTTAACTATGTCAAATCAGAAAACTTGAATAAAGGATCTAATGAGGCAATCACAAAGTTTTTGGAGAGACATAATATTACAGATGAAGAGACTTTGACAAGATACACAACTGTGTTGACGACATATTACTCAGAGACATTTCAAGGGGAGTTGTGCGATGACATTGTCATCCTACTGAATGCTATTGATATAGTTACCAAGGATGAACAAGATTTCTATATTATTTTCGAAAGTTTGCTCAATAAGTTCAACATGAAGGAAGTATACTATTCTAACAATGACAAGGATATCGAACTATGCTACATATTTGAGAGATTCCTGGAGGATAATCATAAGGCCTTGTACAACCATTTGTCCAGGGAAGGTCTATCTACTAAGATGTACTTACCCGTATGGATTAGAACGTTATTCAGGAAACAATTGAACGAAGATATTGCAGTGAAGATCGTGGATATCATTCTCCTAGAAGGCTTAGAGGGACTCTTAAGGATAGCCTTAGCACTCATAGTGGGGAATGAGGACAAGTTGTTGAGGTCCAAATTCGAAGATATCTTATCGATAATTAAGAATCTAGATCCCATGGCAGAATTATCTAGCGAATTTATCACTGAGGCCATGGCTTCCATCGAATTGAAACCAAAGGCGGTAATTGGCTACAAGTATGAGTATGAAGAAATCCACAGGTTggagagagaaagagaagagcAATTTGACTATgtcaagaacaagaacaagaacctTCAGGAAAAGGTAAAGAAACTTGAACATGATTATACTTTCCTAAACCGAGAGCATGTGACCATAGCCAATGAGCTGGTCAATAGCCAATTGAACATCGAACAAATATCTGTGCAAAACAATGAGCTAAGAATAGAACTGATCAACCTGCGAAAGGAACTGGCAGAGCTAACCAAACAAAAAGACATAGAAACTGGTAAAGCTGTTCCTGATGACATGAAGAAAGAATTAACCAACATCCTTGCAAAGAATTCTAGAGTGATGACGGAAAATTTACAACTTCAAGATAAAGTCTCTGAACTAGAGAAAACCGCGGAGGATATCAAAAGATGCACTGAAGAAGGGAAATTGTACGAAGACccttctgcttcttcttggacTGGTCTAAAGAAGATATCCACCAAATTTTAA
- the COX14 gene encoding Cox14p (CAGL0K10956g~Protein of unknown function) → MARYAWYTRATDTLHRLTVLTIIGGSLYMTGGLVYTLYMNGKRYEQKVITDKKDEMNQLEGAVSSSE, encoded by the coding sequence ATGGCTAGGTACGCTTGGTATACTAGGGCTACGGACACGCTGCACCGGTTGACGGTGCTGACCATCATCGGTGGGTCGCTGTACATGACTGGTGGGCTGGTGTACACGCTGTACATGAACGGTAAGCGGTACGAGCAGAAGGTCATCACGGACAAGAAGGACGAGATGAACCAGCTGGAAGGCGCAGTGTCTTCCTCAGAGTGA
- the MRPL7 gene encoding mitochondrial 54S ribosomal protein uL5m (CAGL0K11044g~Ortholog(s) have structural constituent of ribosome activity and mitochondrial large ribosomal subunit localization), translated as MLGRRAFSSTSGAGKAACSLVKPVHHLVRIDKNKLSPRFPDLKYEKTDVRSPGYRPQEVCGDRVRDFYHSTLQQDMLLINYRHGQEVERGLKKREWDGSSPYHLNRPLKKPQGSMAQLPDIKPVKWHNVPWLENVTINCFVKEAKENELMAVSAALQLQQITGAKPKPIYSKTDVPTWKLRKGHQMGAKVVLTGYEMSQFLSTLTEIVLPRIREYKGVKPNGDRFGGISFGMTSSDVRFFPEIDANQDLWPKTFGMHVNINTTAQNTAQAVTLLSGLQFPFQK; from the coding sequence ATGCTTGGGAGGAGAGCGTTTTCTAGTACTAGTGGTGCTGGCAAGGCTGCGTGCTCGCTGGTGAAGCCCGTCCACCACTTGGTGAGGATCGACAAGAACAAGCTGTCGCCAAGGTTCCCTGATCTCAAGTATGAGAAGACTGATGTGCGGTCTCCTGGGTATAGGCCACAGGAGGTGTGTGGTGACCGTGTGCGGGACTTCTACCACTCGACTTTACAGCAGGATATGCTGCTGATCAACTACAGGCATGGCCAGGAGGTCGAGAGAGggttgaagaaaagagaatgGGATGGGTCGTCTCCCTACCACTTGAACAGACCATTGAAGAAGCCCCAGGGGTCTATGGCGCAGTTGCCGGACATCAAGCCTGTTAAGTGGCACAATGTGCCCTGGCTGGAGAACGTCACGATCAATTGCTTTGTCAAGGAAGCCAAGGAGAACGAACTGATGGCTGTGTCTGCTGCTTTGCAATTACAGCAGATAACAGGCGCTAAGCCCAAGCCAATCTACTCAAAGACTGACGTGCCAACGTGGAAACTGAGGAAAGGCCACCAGATGGGTGCCAAAGTTGTGCTGACCGGGTATGAAATGTCCCAGTTCTTGTCGACATTGACCGAGATTGTGCTACCAAGAATTCGTGAATATAAAGGTGTGAAACCCAACGGTGACAGATTTGGCGGTATTTCCTTCGGTATGACCTCCTCCGATGTCAGATTCTTCCCAGAGATTGACGCAAACCAGGATCTGTGGCCAAAGACTTTCGGTATGCATGTAAATATTAACACCACGGCTCAAAACACCGCTCAGGCAGTCACTTTGCTAAGTGGTCTACAATTCCCATTCCAGAAATGA
- the LYS4 gene encoding homoaconitate hydratase LYS4 (CAGL0K10978g~Ortholog(s) have homoaconitate hydratase activity, role in lysine biosynthetic process via aminoadipic acid and mitochondrion localization), translating to MVVLRRSFHVYTRLQRGQNLTEKIVQQYSVGLAPGKRVHSGDYVSIKPAHVMSHDNSWPVALKFMNLGARTVKDPRQIVNTLDHDIQNKSDKNLTKYRNIESFAKKHGIDFYPAGRGIGHQIMVEEGYAFPLNLTVASDSHSNTYGGMGALGTPVVRTDAAAIWATGQTWWQIPPVAQVEFKGKLHESVSGKDIIVALCGVFNKDQVLNHAIEFTGDAIKHLPVDFRLTIANMTTEWGALSGLFPVDDTLINWYKNRLNIVGPNHPRINETTIKNLEDKAKVFKADSDAVYAKKLVIDLSTLTHYVSGPNSVKVSNTVQDLARDNIKINKAYLVSCTNARLSDLESAAKVVCPTGDLSKVNKVADGVEFYFAAASSEIEKEAAEKGIWQALLAAGCKPLPSGCGPCIGLGAGLLEPGEVGISATNRNFKGRMGSKDALAYLASPAVVAASAVLGRIGSPAEVWGIEDVKSSGLLAEELACNTETSTATPVSEGSAAKVEMLEGFPEEIVGELVLCDADNVNTDGIYPGKYTYQDDVSRETMAQVCMENYDGEFGSKANAGDILVSGFNFGTGSSREQAATSLLAKGINLVVAGSFSNTFSRNSINNALLTLEIPTLVEKLRSKFENAPKELTRRTGWFLKWDVPNAKVYVTEGSPDGQVLLEQKVGELGKNLQEIIIKGGLEGWVKSQL from the coding sequence ATGGTGGTACTGCGTAGGTCTTTCCACGTATATACTCGACTGCAGCGCGGTCAGAACTTGACTGAGAAGATTGTGCAGCAATACAGCGTCGGTCTTGCCCCAGGTAAGCGAGTGCACTCCGGTGACTATGTCTCCATCAAGCCAGCACACGTCATGTCCCATGACAACTCCTGGCCAGTGGCATTGAAGTTCATGAACCTCGGTGCCCGCACAGTGAAGGACCCCAGGCAGATAGTCAACACGCTGGACCACGACATCCAGAACAAGTCCGACAAGAACTTGACCAAGTACAGAAACATCGAGAGCTTCGCCAAGAAGCACGGCATCGACTTCTACCCGGCAGGCAGAGGTATCGGCCACCAGATCATGGTCGAGGAAGGCTACGCTTTCCCATTGAACTTGACCGTGGCCTCAGACTCACACTCCAACACTTACGGTGGTATGGGTGCCCTGGGTACCCCAGTGGTGAGAACAGACGCGGCTGCCATCTGGGCCACAGGCCAGACCTGGTGGCAGATCCCACCAGTGGCCCAAGTTGAGTTCAAGGGCAAGCTACATGAATCAGTGTCAGGTAAAGACATCATCGTCGCTCTGTGCGGTGTCTTCAACAAGGATCAAGTGCTGAACCACGCCATCGAGTTTACAGGAGATGCCATCAAGCACCTGCCCGTGGATTTCAGATTAACAATAGCCAACATGACGACAGAATGGGGTGCCCTTTCAGGTCTATTCCCAGTAGATGACACCCTGATCAATTGGTACAAGAATCGTCTGAACATAGTCGGTCCTAACCACCCAAGGATCAATGAGACAACCATCAAGAACTTGGAAGACAAAGCCAAAGTATTCAAGGCTGACTCCGACGCCGTCTACGCTAAAAAGCTAGTCATCGATCTATCGACTTTGACTCACTATGTGTCAGGTCCAAATAGCGTCAAAGTCTCTAACACTGTCCAGGATCTGGCTCGCGATAACATAAAGATCAACAAGGCTTACCTGGTGTCCTGTACCAACGCTCGTCTCTCTGATTTGGAATCTGCCGCTAAAGTCGTTTGCCCAACGGGAGACCTCTCCAAGGTCAACAAAGTTGCTGACGGTGTTGAGTTCTACTTCGCTGCTGCTTCTTCTGAAATTGAGAAAGAAGCTGCTGAGAAGGGTATATGGCAAGCACTATTGGCCGCTGGCTGTAAGCCTCTGCCATCTGGCTGTGGTCCATGTATCGGTCTAGGTGCTGGGCTTCTGGAGCCAGGTGAAGTCGGTATCAGTGCCACTAACAGAAACTTCAAGGGTAGAATGGGTTCAAAGGATGCTTTGGCCTACTTGGCCTCCCCAGCCGTGGTTGCCGCATCTGCTGTCTTGGGTAGAATCGGTTCTCCAGCTGAAGTATGGGGTATTGAGGACGTCAAGTCTTCTGGATTACTTGCCGAGGAGTTAGCATGCAACACTGAAACCTCAACCGCCACACCAGTTTCTGAAGGTTCTGCTGCTAAGGTTGAAATGTTAGAAGGCTTCCCAGAAGAGATTGTAGGTGAATTGGTGCTTTGTGACGCCGACAACGTAAATACCGATGGTATTTACCCAGGTAAGTATACGTACCAAGATGATGTCTCTCGTGAGACTATGGCACAAGTCTGTATGGAAAACTATGACGGTGAATTTGGTTCCAAGGCTAACGCTGGTGATATTTTGGTGAGTGGATTTAACTTTGGTACCGGTTCCTCCAGAGAACAAGCAGCTACTTCTTTACTTGCAAAGGGTATTAATCTGGTGGTTGCAGGGTCCTTCAGTAACACTTTCTCGAGAAACTCCATCAATAACGCATTGCTTACTCTGGAGATTCCAACCTTAGTTGAAAAGCTACGTTCCAAGTTCGAGAATGCACCAAAGGAATTGACCAGAAGAACTGGATGGTTCTTAAAATGGGATGTTCCTAACGCTAAAGTTTATGTTACAGAAGGTAGTCCAGATGGCCAAGTCCTATTAGAACAAAAGGTCGGTGAACTAGGTAAGAACTTGCAAGAGATTATTATTAAAGGCGGTCTTGAAGGTTGGGTCAAGTCTCAATTGTGA
- the FMN1 gene encoding riboflavin kinase (CAGL0K11022g~Ortholog(s) have riboflavin kinase activity, zinc ion binding activity, role in FMN biosynthetic process, riboflavin biosynthetic process and cytosol, mitochondrial inner membrane, nucleus localization) produces MNPIALVVVAVSFWCQYWLEKSSMVAHLLRHEGLSTLINSGKSAESESIAGWNRSARYIDLAMTVRDVDVPIPEQPGAPYPIVTKCCDIVCGFGRGSSELGIPTANVPVDQLPEVVNKLELGVYFGYAKVTPVAHDLEQVEREDGRVVSYNYGSHLEEDNGDLEVLPVVLSVGKNPFYHNDFKTVEIHILHDFKSTFYGAKIKFNILGYVRPELDYTSKEALIEDIKTDIEISKQVLDTEPYRAHMAELLK; encoded by the coding sequence ATGAATCCCATTGCTCTGGTGGTTGTGGCGGTGTCCTTTTGGTGCCAATACTGGCTCGAGAAGAGCTCTATGGTAGCGCACCTTCTACGCCACGAAGGATTGTCAACTCTTATAAATAGTGGGAAGTCTGCTGAATCAGAAAGTATTGCTGGGTGGAACAGGTCAGCGAGGTATATAGATTTGGCGATGACGGTGAGAGATGTTGATGTGCCTATTCCAGAGCAGCCAGGTGCTCCTTACCCTATAGTGACGAAGTGCTGCGATATAGTGTGTGGGTTTGGCAGAGGGTCCAGCGAGCTGGGTATTCCCACCGCTAATGTGCCCGTTGACCAGCTCCCCGAAGTAGTTAACAAGCTGGAGCTGGGTGTGTATTTCGGATACGCCAAGGTGACCCCTGTGGCTCATGACTTGGAGCAGGTTGAGCGTGAGGACGGCAGGGTGGTGAGTTATAACTACGGGTCCCACCTAGAGGAGGACAACGGAGACTTGGAAGTACTGCCGGTGGTCTTATCCGTTGGTAAGAACCCTTTTTACCACAACGACTTCAAGACCGTAGAGATCCATATCCTGCATGACTTCAAATCGACATTCTATGGCGCAAAGATCAAGTTCAATATTTTGGGATACGTAAGACCAGAGCTAGATTACACGTCTAAGGAGGCTCTGATCGAAGACATCAAGACAGATATTGAAATCTCCAAGCAGGTCCTGGACACAGAGCCTTACAGAGCTCATATGGCCGAGTTgctaaaataa
- the PRP42 gene encoding mRNA splicing protein PRP42 (CAGL0K11000g~Ortholog(s) have RNA binding activity, role in mRNA splicing, via spliceosome and U1 snRNP, U2-type prespliceosome localization): MQGYEKLVNSHEFAQLTTELAQYPKKLISWEKLLVLINTHIGNVNKAIDAKLYKLLKTTYTDMLYYFPLLENYYIDYALLEYKLGHFKSVHTIFKEALAVHNNRSLLLWKNYLQICNKIVIDQRQLLKKYSEAEDYIGVHYLSGEFWEMYLEVLKERCNVKIRYYSTLRKVLEIPLHSFSKFYAIWLKHIDDDITDLSKLKLFVSEIDIREKLLVDINYKGRRGPYIQKAKEQLKKYTQDLYTIVQYQVIERYSLFESKLTVQYYTSCDELVSADQQNIWDKYLDYVINLNIAPLTQTTFQRALVCLAHYDFIWIKYAQYFLKVEEDLYSAKNVLLKSLQYALRKGRIIELLTVVLVKTNELYFLDKLFKVWEDSLPEGCEDIEDFQSFWNYIEFQVYLHRNKNQSRYEDSNSNAFLSDDILSKIMHRLEYQEKRQGHGIILSYLVDLQTKSNTQLIEDKVFKEIIRKDLTFLIGGGLFWYLYSKLIFFDSERSYLERRGYIIERVWSQIPKQYYERVSTKLLEFCETYLPEDVDIVYDMRKEQ; this comes from the coding sequence ATGCAAGGCTATGAGAAGCTAGTTAACAGCCATGAATTTGCACAATTGACCACCGAGCTAGCCCAATATCCAAAGAAACTGATCTCATGGGAGAAGTTGCTGGTGTTGATCAACACACATATCGGGAATGTCAACAAGGCTATAGATGCTAAGCTCTATAAATTGCTCAAAACCACATACACGGATATGCTCTACTATTTCCCGCTTTTAGAGAACTATTATATCGACTATGCTCTATTAGAGTACAAACTGGGCCATTTCAAATCAGTTCATACCATATTCAAGGAGGCTTTGGCAGTACATAACAACAGGTCCTTGTTGCTGTGGAAGAATTACCTTCAAATATGCAATAAGATAGTAATTGATCAGAGACAACTGCTCAAGAAGTATAGCGAAGCTGAAGATTACATTGGAGTACACTATTTAAGCGGGGAGTTTTGGGAAATGTACTTAGAAGTACTGAAAGAGCGGTGCAACGTCAAAATACGATACTACTCTACTTTGAGAAAAGTTCTTGAAATACCGTTGCATTCCTTTAGCAAATTCTATGCTATATGGTTGAAACACatagatgatgatattacTGATCTTTCGAAGCTGAAATTATTTGTCTCAGAGATAGATATCAGGGAAAAATTATTGGTTGACATAAATTACAAAGGCAGACGAGGCCCCTACATACAGAAAGCCAAGGAGCAGCTTAAAAAGTATACCCAAGATCTATACACCATCGTACAATACCAGGTAATTGAAAGATACTCATTATTTGAATCAAAGCTGACAGTACAATATTATACCTCATGTGATGAACTAGTAAGTGCAGATCAGCAAAACATATGGGACAAGTATTTGGACTACGTGATAAACTTGAACATAGCGCCATTAACTCAAACCACATTCCAAAGGGCTTTGGTATGCCTGGCTCATTATGATTTCATATGGATAAAATACGCACAATATTTTCTCAAAGTCGAAGAAGACTTATATTCAGCAAAGAATGTACTTTTAAAATCTTTGCAATATGCTCTAAGAAAAGGTAGGATAATAGAACTTTTGACTGTAGTGCTGGTCAAAACTAATGAGCTCTATTTTCTAGATAAACTTTTCAAAGTCTGGGAGGACTCACTGCCCGAAGGTTGTGAAGATATCGAGGACTTCCAGAGCTTTTGGAATTACATCGAATTTCAAGTATACTTACACCGAAATAAGAACCAGAGCCGTTATGAGGATTCAAACTCGAATGCGTTCCTGTCTGATGATATACTTTCCAAGATAATGCATAGATTAGAGTATCAAGAGAAGCGTCAAGGACATggtattattttatcatatTTGGTTGATCTACAAACCAAATCAAACACACAATTAATAGAGGACAAAGTCTTCAAAGAGATAATAAGGAAAGATTTGACCTTCTTAATCGGTGGTGGCCTATTCTGGTATCTATATAGCAAACTGATTTTTTTCGATAGCGAACGCTCTTACCTGGAGAGAAGAGGATACATAATAGAGAGAGTGTGGAGCCAGATACCGAAACAGTACTATGAAAGGGTAAGCACAAAGCTTCTAGAGTTCTGTGAAACGTACCTTCCGGAAGATGTTGATATAGTTTACGATATGCGTAAGGAACAGTAA
- a CDS encoding alkene reductase (CAGL0K10890g~Has domain(s) with predicted FMN binding, catalytic activity, oxidoreductase activity and role in oxidation-reduction process) encodes MSFTTDFEPVSLKGTNLFKPLKVGNNTVLHRAAFPPLTRMRAESPGNIPNREWSVEYYRQRSQRPGTLVITEGTFPSAQAGGYDNAPGIWSEEQLVEWRKIIDAIHSNKSFAWVQLWALGRLAMPNLLARDGLRFDSATDNYYASPEQEELAKKSNNLQHGLSREDIKQYVNDYVQASKNAISAGADGVEIHSSTGFLLNEFIDPISNHRSDEYGGSIENRARFVLEVVDAVVDAIGAEKTAIRFSPYGNYGGMSGGTDPTIIAQYAYIIGELEKRAKGGKRLAYIHFMEPRVLDPFLPEGESVYNEGTIDFAYSIWKGVIIRTGNYAIHPEVVKDVVNDDRTIIGYGRYFISNPDLVDRLEKGLPLNKYDRSYFYTMTAEGYIDYPTYAEAIKKGWDKK; translated from the coding sequence ATGTCATTCACAACTGATTTTGAGCCAGTCTCTTTGAAGGGTACTAACTTATTCAAGCCTTTGAAAGTTGGTAACAACACGGTTCTACATCGTGCTGCCTTCCCACCATTAACTAGAATGAGAGCTGAGAGCCCAGGTAACATTCCAAACAGAGAATGGTCTGTAGAGTATTACAGACAAAGATCGCAAAGACCTGGTACTTTAGTTATCACTGAAGGTACCTTCCCATCTGCTCAAGCTGGTGGTTATGATAATGCTCCAGGTATTTGGTCTGAAGAACAATTAGTTGAGTGGAGAAAGATTATTGATGCCATTCACAGCAACAAATCGTTTGCTTGGGTGCAACTTTGGGCTTTGGGTAGACTAGCCATGCCAAATCTGTTGGCCAGGGACGGTTTGAGATTTGATTCAGCAACTGATAACTACTACGCAAGCccagaacaagaagagcTTGCAAAGAAGTCCAACAACTTACAACACGGCTTGTCTAGGGAAGATATCAAGCAATATGTTAATGATTACGTGCAGGCTTCCAAGAATGCTATTTCTGCTGGTGCTGATGGTGTTGAAATTCATAGTTCAACTGGTTTCTTGTTGAACGAATTCATTGACCCAATTTCCAACCACAGATCCGATGAATACGGTGGatcaattgaaaacagAGCAAGATTTGTTTTGGAAGTAGTTGATGCTGTCGTTGATGCCATTGGTGCTGAGAAGACAGCTATTAGATTCTCACCATATGGTAACTACGGAGGTATGTCTGGTGGTACTGACCCTACTATTATTGCACAATATGCTTACATCATTGGTGAATTGGAAAAAAGAGCTAAGGGAGGAAAGAGACTTGCCTACATACATTTTATGGAGCCAAGAGTTCTTGATCCATTCCTTCCAGAAGGTGAAAGTGTATACAATGAAGGTACAATTGACTTCGCTTACTCAATCTGGAAGGGTGTGATTATTAGAACTGGTAACTATGCCATTCATCCAGAAGTTGTAAAGGATGTTGTTAATGATGACAGAACCATAATTGGTTATGGTAGATACTTTATCTCTAACCCTGATTTGGTCGACCGTTTGGAAAAGGGATTACCTTTGAACAAGTATGACAGGTCATACTTCTACACTATGACTGCCGAAGGTTACATTGACTATCCTACCTATGCAGAAGCTATCAAGAAGGGCTGGGATAAGAAATAA